The sequence AAGCAGCAGGCCATAAACAACCGGTAATACGATCAGGCTGAGAATCGTAGTGCTAACCATGCCGCCGATCATTGGCGCTGCGATGCGCTGCATGACATCGGATCCCGTACCTGAACCCCACATAATGGGAAGCAGACCGGCAATGACCGCTGTTGCAGTCATTGAAATCGGCCGCACCCGCTTGCCAACACCTTCCTGCACCGCCTGCCAAAGGTCTTCATGGCTCAGTGAACCGGTTGCTTCCTCCCTTTTTTGCATGATGGACTGATCAATAAAGGTGAGTACCAGCACCCCGATTTCAGCTGCCACGCCGGCTAGTGCAATAAAACCAACAGCCACAGCAACAGAAATGTTGTAATCCAGAACCCAGACCAGCCAGAAGCCTCCGATCAGTGCAAAGGGAATTGAGAGCATCACCGTCAGCGGCGCAACGATGTTGCGGAAATTTAACCAGAGCAGCAGGAAAATGATGGCCAGTGTTGCCGGAACCACCATCTTCAGCTTATCTGCAGCCCGTTGCATGTACTCAAACTGGCCAGACCATTCCACCGTGTAACCCACTGGAATCTTCACACTTTCATCCACGATCTGTTTGGCCTCCCGGACAAAGCCGCCGATATCGCTGGTTTTGATATCGATATAGACCCAAGCGTTGGGCCGTGCATTCTCGGTTTTGATCGATGGCGGGCCGCGCCGCAACTGCAGATCAGCAACGAGTGACAACGGCACCTGTGCACCGGTCGGTGTAGGCACCAGAACACGCTTGAGTGACTGCAGGTTATCGCGCAATTCACGCGGATAACGCACACTCACCGGATAGCGTTCCAGCCCCTCGACTGTGGTGGTGACATTCATGCCGCCAATGGCGCTGGAGATGACATCCTGCACATCGCCGACAGTCAGTCCGTAACGGGCCGCCTCCTCGCGTTTGATATCGAAATCGAGATAGTAGCCGCCAGCCGCTTTATCGGCGAAAGAGGAGAGTGTATCCGGGTGGGCTTTGACTACCCGCTCAATATCCCCTGCCACATTCTCCAGCACATTCAGGTCAGGGCCGGAGACCTTGATGCCAATCGGTGTTTTGATGCCAGTAGAGAGCATGTCGATGCGCGTTTTGATCGGATATGTCCAGGCATTGGCAAGGCCGGGGAATTGAATCGCAGCATCCATGTCATCCATCAGCTGGCGCGTGGTTTTGGCAGAATCGGGCCATAAATTCCTCGGTTTTAGGCGGATTGTTGTTTCCAACATCGATAGCGGAGCAGGATCGGTTGCTGTTTCAGCGCGTCCAACCTTGCCGAACACCGACTCAACCTCGGGGAAAGTTTTCAGGATTTTATCGGTCTGCTGCAGCAACTCCCGCGCCTTGGTGATTGAGATGCCGGGGTAGGTGGTCGGCATATAGAGGATATCCCCTTCATCCAGCGGCGGCATAAACTCCGAACCGGTATTCATCACCGGGTAGGCAGTGAACGCCAGCAGAACCAAGGTCACCACCACGGTGAATGCACGCGCAGAGACCGCCAGCTGCAATAGTGGAGCATGCAGTTTTTTAAGCATGCGGTTCAGTGGGTTCTGCTCCTCCGACGGAATACGGCCTCGAATGAACAATCCCATTAGTACCGGAACCAGTGTCACGGCAAGCAGGGCAGCCGCAGCCATGGCCCAGGTTTTGGTAAAGGCAAGCGGTGCAAAAAGCCGCCCTTCCTGTGCTTCCAGTGTAAACACTGGCAGGAAGGAGACCGTGATAATCAGCAGGCTGAAAAAGAGCGCAGGCCCCACCTCTTTGGTGGAGGCCAGAATCGCATCCCAGCGCTCAGAGGTGGAAATGTTTTCGTTAGCCCGTTCAAGGTGTTTATGGGTATTCTCAATCATTACGATGGCACCATCGATCATCGCACCGATGGCGATGGCAATCCCTCCCAGGCTCATGATGTTGGCGGAGATGCCCTGCCACTGCATGATCATAAACGCCATCAGTATGCCGACAGGCAGCGAGATAATGGCCACCAGCGCACTGCGTGCATGCATCAGGAAGAGCAGACAGATCAGTGCCACGACAATTGATTCCTCAATCAGTTTTTCAGTCAGGTTATCCACTGCGCGTTCGATCAGTGCACCGCGATCATAGACCGGTACAACCTCCACGCCCTTGGGCAACCCTTTGGCCAGTTCATCTAGCTTGAGACGTACTTTTTCTATGGTGGCCTGTGCATTCTCACCGTAGCGCATGATCACAACACCACCAGCCACTTCACCTTCTCCGTTCAGATCAGCGGCGCCGCGCCGCAGTTCCGGTCCCAGGTGCACGTGCGCCACCTGCTTTAGAAAGATCGGCGTGCCGTGTGCATCTACACCGATGGGTGTGATTTCCAGGTCATGGATGGAGCGGATATAACCCAATCCGCGCACCATGTATTCGGTTTCGCCCATTTCGATCAGGCGACCGCCAACATCGTTGTTGCTGCGTGCAATGGCATGTTTCACTTTTGAGAGCGGGATGTTGAAGGCGGCCAGTGCATCGGGATCAACTTCGACCTGATACTGCTTAACGAACCCGCCGATGGAGGCGACTTCAGCTACCCCTTCGACCGTCTGCAGCGGATAAGAGATGTACCAGTCCTGCAGGCTTCTTAGCTGAGCCAGGTCGAGGTTGCCGGTTTTGTCGACCAACGCATACTCATAGATCCAGCCCACACCGGTAGCATCCGGGCCAAGCTTTGGTGAAACAGCGATGGGCAGTCGATCACGGGCATAATTCAAATACTCCAGCACCCGCGTGCGCGCCCAGTACATATCCGTTTTGTCTTCGAAGATCACATAGACCATTGAGAAGCCAAAGAAGGAGTAGCCGCGGACCACCTTGGTCTTGGGTACGGAGAGCATCGCTGTGGTCAGCGGATAGGTGACCTGATCCTCAACCACCTGGGGTGCCTGACCGGCATAATCAGTAAAGACTATCACCTGCACGTCGGAGAGATCGGGAATCGCATCCAGCGGCATGGCACGCATGGCCTGAATGCCCGCGATGACGATGATGGCGGTTGCAACCAGCACCAGAAAGCGGTTCTTAACTGCAGTCTCGATCAGTTTGTGAATCATGATTTTTTCACCGAGGAAAACAGTGCATTATTCATGGCCTGCTCCGTGCATGTGTGAATGATCAGGCGGACTGGCAGGCATCGGCCCTCCGTGATCCATCGGTTTCGACTTCGGGACTGGTTGCTCATTCATCTCCATCTGATCTAGTGCTTCTGCCGAATGGTTCATGCCGGAATCGGGAGTAGTAACCTGCTTGCCAGCTTCGACCATTTTGGCAGTGGCTTCTTTAAGTTTGGACTCCGAATCAATCAGGAACTGGCTGCTCGTTACCACCCTCTCCCCTGCCGCAATACCGGAAACAATCTGAACCTGACCATCGGCCTGCAGTCCCAGCACTACTTCACGCGGTTCGAACTTGCCCGGCTCCCGCTGCACAAACACCTGTTCACGCGCACCTGTTCGGACAATGGCCTCCGATGGTATGACCACCGCATTTACCGTGCGTGATGCCTTTAGTGTGATATTGGCAAACATATCCGGTTTTAGCATCAGGTCTGAATTATCGAACTCAATGCGCACCTTGTTGGTGCGGGTTTTTCCGTCCAGATAGGGGTAGATGTAGCTCAGCCGCCCCGAAAAAACACGCCCCGGCACAGCCGGAAGACGCATCTGGGCCTCATCACCGAGCTGCACCCAGGGCAATTCATCCTCATAGATATCGACCTGCACCCAGATACGGGAGAGATCGGCGACCATGTAGAGTTCCGTTTCCGGGGTGATACGGCTGCCTTCGCGGGCACCGATATTCATCACAATGCCATCGAAGGGTGAATGGATATGCAGTGCTTTGGGTACGATGCCACTGTTGCGGATCTCTTTGAGCTGGTGCTCCGGAACATCCAGCAATTTCAGCCGATCCAGCGAACTCTGCAGCAGTCGCTTTGCACCCTCCCTGACATCAGCAAACGGACTATCTTTCAGGTTCTGCCAGTTTTTCAATGCCAGAAGATACTCCTCGCCACTGGCCACCAGCTGTGGTGAATAGATCGCCAGCAGCATTGTGCCTTTACCCACCAGTTCACCGGTTTTCTGCACGAACAACTTCTCCACCCACCCCTCAACCTTGGGGTGCAGGCGGGCCACGCGCTGTTCATCAAAGGTAACGCGACCAACGGTACGGATGTCGCGGGAGATCGTTTTCTGCTCAGCAAGCACAGTGCGAACACCGATGTTCTGCACCACGGTTGCATCGATACTGACGCTGCCGGCAGTCCCGGAATCACGCTCCCCGTCAGCACAGATCGGCAGGTAGTCCATGCCCATCTCATCCTGTGTGAAAACCGGAGATGTGATGGCTGGATTCATCGGGTTGCGCCATGCAAGCACCTCATCTCCGCCAGAACAGGGGCCATCGGCATGATGCTCCTGCCTCCCATTGCCGCTCGTAGAGCTGCCCGGCAATAGATAACCAACAGACAAGCCCACAGTCAATACAAAGGCCATCATCATTAGATTTTTTGGATTCATTGGAGGCTCCCCATCTCATTTGTTTTTTCGTTGTGGCCAACGGCGCTATCGTGGACTGGACGCCGCGGCTCTTTTCCAGATGCCGCAGCCAGCCGGGCCTGTGCCTGACCGGCGCGGGCGTAGAGGTGCCAGTATTGAATATCGTTATTGAATTCGTTGAGGCGGGCACGAATCAGATTGAGGAAGTCGACCTTATTCACCTGATAACCCGCCAGCATGGATGCGGTGGTCTGCCGCGCCTGCGGAATAATGCCGTGCTGAAACAGGGACAATTGCTCAAGCGTCATGGCAAGCTCTGCCGCAGCAATATCAATCTCCGCATACACCCGGTTCACGGCATCCTGCCTGGAGAGGCGGGCCCGCTCTCTCTCCGCACGGCGTTGATCGAATGCACTATCCTGTTTTCCGCCAAGGTTAAATGGCATATTCATCGACAGGCTTAGCGATGCCAGATCGGGCCGCGATTGGCGGTTAACCGGATTGATGCTCTGACGGAAACCATAAGCTGCTCCCAGTTTGAAATCGGGGTAATAATCCTTCCCGGCCAGCGAGACCAAGGCATCGGCTGCCGCAATACGGCGCTCAAAACCGGCAAGCAATGGCCGGTGCTCTTCGGCCCAGACTTTCAAGCCTGCGATGTCGACAGGGGCTGTATCATGCTTTGGCAGGAAGTGAGGCAGAGCTATCGGCATAGCACTATCCCGGCCAAGAAGCCTGTTCAGTTCCGCCTGTTCCCGAACACGGTCCGATTTCAGAGAGAGCTCCCGTTCTAGCAGCTTGGATAGCTCCAGCTGTGCAAGCAGTACATCCTGCTGCAGCCCCGCACCGGTTTTGTACTTGGCTTCAGCCACCCGCACCAGGTGGCGCAGCAGTGTCTGGTTGCTCTGCAGCGTGGCCAGTGCCCGCTCCAGATAGGCAAGATTCCACCAGCGTATGCGCACATGGCTTACCAGCAGCAGTTGAAACTCTTCGGTGTCGCTACCCGCTGCTGCAGCCAGCTCTTCAGCGGCCTGTTGCCGCAAGCCAAGCTTGCCCGGGAAGGGCAGTGCTTGTGACAGACCCACCTGCATCTGGGTCATGTTTTCCTGACTTGCAGAAAATGAGTCGACGGGAAGATTCAATGCATTCAGGCTAAGAACAGGGTCGGGAAGGCTGCCCACCTGTGCCGGAATCGCGCGCATCGCTTCAGCCTGTTGGCCCTGAGCCTGCAGCCCCGGATGATGTTTCAATGCCAGTTGTTCTGCCTGCTTCAGGGTCAGCGGAGTCGCCGCAAAGGCTTGTGTGGTTAAGCTGAGAAGTACCGGCAACAACCAGCCGGTTTTGAGGACATGCATATCTGCCTCCTGCTAAAGAATATATGTGCGGACCGGAAACGGCAGCACACTCCCAAACCCACCGGGTCAGGGAATCAGCAAAAGGCGAGGGTCAAATACGGATGCGTTGTGTTGTGTTATAGAGAAGGGAGGAGCTTTTCGGTGGTCCGGTCGGCACCCGCGAAGTCAATCGCAGGGCGGGTTGAAAGACAGATATATCGTTCAGCGAATGCCCGATATAGGCAATGAACAGCATATCACCATGCACAGGTGATTGGACATTCTGTAGCAGCTCATCGGGTTGGTTACAATGCGAGCATGCCGATTGATTTGTACCTGCATCCAGCGCATCAGCCACCGGAGGTGCACAGTGGTCAGCACTCATATCCATGCTGTGAGATGCAGTGTGAGAAGAGGTGGGCGGCATGGCATGCGTAGCGGGCACCATCATGCAGAGTCCTGCGGCAAAAAGCTGCACAGCAAAAAGCCCGGAGATTAGCCGGGAAACACCTCGAATATGCAGTTTGCGCATGAACATAATTCGCACTGTACGTTTTAAATTATTAACAAACAATGAATGTTTAGGGCGAAACCTTCAGGTTACAGACAGTAAACAGCGCGGGCTGGTTGCTCGAAAAGGCAAGCAGTTGCCCAAGCTGTCTGACCTCCTGCAGCCATGGTGCTGCCTTTGTCACAGCCGTCATCCCTGTAAATGGATCGCCGCCCAGCACCTGCGTAATCATAGCATCTGCGCTGCCAAGCAGTTTCATCATCAGCATCTCCCTGAAGCTTTGCGGCGGCGTGATCCACACCGCAGAGTAGGATTCGACACCCGCATGCCTTGCTGCAGCTGCGACGGCATCGTCAAAGCCGCCGAGGCTATCGATTAGCCCCAGTCGCTTGGCATCCAAGCCTGTCCAGACCCTGCCCTCAGCAAGTTTCCCGACTTCAGCAGGTTCTATGCCGCGATCCGTTGATACCAGGCCCAGAAAACGGCTATAAACATACTGGACCGAGAGTTGAATGACCTTTTTTAGCTCATCAGGCAGTGGCCTGTCGGCTCGCACACCACCTGCAACTGAGGTTGTTCCCAGCCCATCACTGTGGACACCGAGCTTTTCCAGCCCCTTGCCGACATTAGCCAGCACCCCGAATGCGCCGATAGAGCCGGTAATCGTCGTAGGTGAGGCCCATATTTCGTCGGCAGGTGCTGCAATCATGTAGCCGCCAGAAGCCGCCATGCCACTCATGGATGCGATCACCGGCTTGCCCGCCGCCTTCAGTCGCAGAATTTCGCTGCGGATCATCTCTGAGGCCGGCGCACTGCCGCCGGGGCTGTCGATGCGCAACACCACCGCCTTGATGGCAGGATCGCGACGTGCCTCTGCCAACATCTCCAGCATCGAGGTGCTGCCAACACTGCCTGCCGGCTGTTTGCCATCCAGAATCATGCCACTGGCGGAGATAATACCGATTCGGTTATCCTGCATCGTTTCAGGCTGGTCGCCGATCACAGCAAGGTACTCCTTGAAATCAACAGACGGGTAATCGCCACTTTCAACACCCATGGCGCCTGCTATATAACTCTCAATACCGCCGGGGCTGGCCAGCTGATCGGCCAGTCCTTCTGCCTTGGCCAACTCGGCAAGGCTTCCGTTGTGCTGTGCCAGATAGAGGGAGGGGTGATCCAGCACCTGCTGTATCCGCTCCGGTTTGATATTGCGCAGAGCTGAGATGTCGTTTTTATACGCTGACCACAACTGGCCGAGAAGCACCTTATTGGCCTCACGGTCCTCTTTTGACATATCGTTGCGCACCAGTGGCTCAGCAGCTGCCTTATACTCTCCCGCCCTGAACAGCTGCACATCCACATCGAGCTTTTTCAGCGCATCCTTGAAATAGTTACGGTAGATGCTGAAACCCTCAATGGCCACAACCCCCAAAGGATCGAGAAATACCCGGTCGGCCGTGGCTGCAAGGTAATACTGGGTCTGGCTATAGTTGGGACCTACAGCCACCACC comes from Mariprofundus aestuarium and encodes:
- a CDS encoding efflux RND transporter periplasmic adaptor subunit; amino-acid sequence: MNPKNLMMMAFVLTVGLSVGYLLPGSSTSGNGRQEHHADGPCSGGDEVLAWRNPMNPAITSPVFTQDEMGMDYLPICADGERDSGTAGSVSIDATVVQNIGVRTVLAEQKTISRDIRTVGRVTFDEQRVARLHPKVEGWVEKLFVQKTGELVGKGTMLLAIYSPQLVASGEEYLLALKNWQNLKDSPFADVREGAKRLLQSSLDRLKLLDVPEHQLKEIRNSGIVPKALHIHSPFDGIVMNIGAREGSRITPETELYMVADLSRIWVQVDIYEDELPWVQLGDEAQMRLPAVPGRVFSGRLSYIYPYLDGKTRTNKVRIEFDNSDLMLKPDMFANITLKASRTVNAVVIPSEAIVRTGAREQVFVQREPGKFEPREVVLGLQADGQVQIVSGIAAGERVVTSSQFLIDSESKLKEATAKMVEAGKQVTTPDSGMNHSAEALDQMEMNEQPVPKSKPMDHGGPMPASPPDHSHMHGAGHE
- the sppA gene encoding signal peptide peptidase SppA, encoding MRKFFSTLMTWLDRLRRTLVNGLFVVFVLLFIVAIFSEQSQMPESGALVLNPKGAIVEELEFSAPSLLPLQSSFGAPEQTRLHDLVRVVRHAADDERIRMMVLKLDEMGGAALPKLQELRGAIESFKASGKMVVAVGPNYSQTQYYLAATADRVFLDPLGVVAIEGFSIYRNYFKDALKKLDVDVQLFRAGEYKAAAEPLVRNDMSKEDREANKVLLGQLWSAYKNDISALRNIKPERIQQVLDHPSLYLAQHNGSLAELAKAEGLADQLASPGGIESYIAGAMGVESGDYPSVDFKEYLAVIGDQPETMQDNRIGIISASGMILDGKQPAGSVGSTSMLEMLAEARRDPAIKAVVLRIDSPGGSAPASEMIRSEILRLKAAGKPVIASMSGMAASGGYMIAAPADEIWASPTTITGSIGAFGVLANVGKGLEKLGVHSDGLGTTSVAGGVRADRPLPDELKKVIQLSVQYVYSRFLGLVSTDRGIEPAEVGKLAEGRVWTGLDAKRLGLIDSLGGFDDAVAAAARHAGVESYSAVWITPPQSFREMLMMKLLGSADAMITQVLGGDPFTGMTAVTKAAPWLQEVRQLGQLLAFSSNQPALFTVCNLKVSP
- a CDS encoding TolC family protein, whose protein sequence is MHVLKTGWLLPVLLSLTTQAFAATPLTLKQAEQLALKHHPGLQAQGQQAEAMRAIPAQVGSLPDPVLSLNALNLPVDSFSASQENMTQMQVGLSQALPFPGKLGLRQQAAEELAAAAGSDTEEFQLLLVSHVRIRWWNLAYLERALATLQSNQTLLRHLVRVAEAKYKTGAGLQQDVLLAQLELSKLLERELSLKSDRVREQAELNRLLGRDSAMPIALPHFLPKHDTAPVDIAGLKVWAEEHRPLLAGFERRIAAADALVSLAGKDYYPDFKLGAAYGFRQSINPVNRQSRPDLASLSLSMNMPFNLGGKQDSAFDQRRAERERARLSRQDAVNRVYAEIDIAAAELAMTLEQLSLFQHGIIPQARQTTASMLAGYQVNKVDFLNLIRARLNEFNNDIQYWHLYARAGQAQARLAAASGKEPRRPVHDSAVGHNEKTNEMGSLQ
- a CDS encoding efflux RND transporter permease subunit codes for the protein MIHKLIETAVKNRFLVLVATAIIVIAGIQAMRAMPLDAIPDLSDVQVIVFTDYAGQAPQVVEDQVTYPLTTAMLSVPKTKVVRGYSFFGFSMVYVIFEDKTDMYWARTRVLEYLNYARDRLPIAVSPKLGPDATGVGWIYEYALVDKTGNLDLAQLRSLQDWYISYPLQTVEGVAEVASIGGFVKQYQVEVDPDALAAFNIPLSKVKHAIARSNNDVGGRLIEMGETEYMVRGLGYIRSIHDLEITPIGVDAHGTPIFLKQVAHVHLGPELRRGAADLNGEGEVAGGVVIMRYGENAQATIEKVRLKLDELAKGLPKGVEVVPVYDRGALIERAVDNLTEKLIEESIVVALICLLFLMHARSALVAIISLPVGILMAFMIMQWQGISANIMSLGGIAIAIGAMIDGAIVMIENTHKHLERANENISTSERWDAILASTKEVGPALFFSLLIITVSFLPVFTLEAQEGRLFAPLAFTKTWAMAAAALLAVTLVPVLMGLFIRGRIPSEEQNPLNRMLKKLHAPLLQLAVSARAFTVVVTLVLLAFTAYPVMNTGSEFMPPLDEGDILYMPTTYPGISITKARELLQQTDKILKTFPEVESVFGKVGRAETATDPAPLSMLETTIRLKPRNLWPDSAKTTRQLMDDMDAAIQFPGLANAWTYPIKTRIDMLSTGIKTPIGIKVSGPDLNVLENVAGDIERVVKAHPDTLSSFADKAAGGYYLDFDIKREEAARYGLTVGDVQDVISSAIGGMNVTTTVEGLERYPVSVRYPRELRDNLQSLKRVLVPTPTGAQVPLSLVADLQLRRGPPSIKTENARPNAWVYIDIKTSDIGGFVREAKQIVDESVKIPVGYTVEWSGQFEYMQRAADKLKMVVPATLAIIFLLLWLNFRNIVAPLTVMLSIPFALIGGFWLVWVLDYNISVAVAVGFIALAGVAAEIGVLVLTFIDQSIMQKREEATGSLSHEDLWQAVQEGVGKRVRPISMTATAVIAGLLPIMWGSGTGSDVMQRIAAPMIGGMVSTTILSLIVLPVVYGLLLQWQHGPTSISSQDEFINRSSDET